Proteins found in one Clostridium kluyveri DSM 555 genomic segment:
- a CDS encoding BlaI/MecI/CopY family transcriptional regulator, translating to MNTPKISDAEWQVMKVIWSYKHCTAKEIVDELSKTTSWQPNTIRTLINRLLKKKMIDYRIDEKDNKTYHYFALVSESECIKVESESFLKRVFNGSLNIMLESFISESKLSEEEIDKLKQILDKKKG from the coding sequence ATGAATACACCTAAAATCTCTGATGCCGAATGGCAGGTTATGAAAGTAATCTGGTCCTATAAACACTGTACAGCAAAAGAAATAGTAGATGAACTATCAAAAACTACAAGCTGGCAGCCCAATACCATAAGAACTCTAATAAATAGACTTCTGAAAAAGAAAATGATAGACTACAGAATTGATGAAAAAGACAATAAAACATATCACTATTTTGCCCTTGTTTCTGAAAGTGAATGTATAAAAGTAGAAAGTGAATCTTTCCTGAAGCGTGTATTCAATGGTTCATTAAATATTATGCTGGAAAGTTTCATAAGTGAGAGTAAATTATCAGAAGAAGAAATTGACAAATTGAAACAAATTCTAGATAAAAAGAAAGGTTAA
- a CDS encoding M56 family metallopeptidase, whose translation MLLLSVFEFIIHSTVMGSIFALFILIFKFLFKKNLQIKLINCLWIFFIIRLLIPYAPQTHFSIYNLNPLFQTNIIQENNINKYPQHISSTNNLTDNLIEISNNYNSLKNKNVNIAKSNTSKNGLPCLEIFAIIWISVCIILIMSTFTTTTAFYVKLRKEKSVSKSELIEILNNCRQKMHVNKCVQIISTDIVKSPAIFGLIHPKILLPLNINDVVNTEQLSCIIFHELAHLKRKDIITDFVVSILKIMHWFNPIISYAFFKMNQDKELACDEIALNYCDCNKYGHTIIKLLEVYKDSNPTYGLDCIINNKQQIERRITMITLFKKNSRGLTLVSIAALLLIGGITLTNPKNIKSVYKNSAEKSSFNTIEELGIATRTFRGKILVIKNPSKVEVGYTKELLRNNKTTDELAKENKALCAINASYISAKADINSKRSLPETEFGIIVHNGNVIYKNSGNTKYNIAGFTDKNVLISGEYSIGASLYQLQQILLENGAYTAAVLDGGISSTMYYKGNIINKPASGVQSPISSIFMISEL comes from the coding sequence ATGCTGCTTTTATCTGTATTTGAATTTATAATACACTCCACAGTTATGGGGAGTATATTTGCCCTTTTTATACTTATTTTTAAATTTTTATTTAAAAAAAATCTGCAAATTAAATTAATAAATTGTCTCTGGATTTTTTTTATAATCAGACTTTTAATACCCTATGCCCCCCAAACTCATTTTAGCATATATAATTTGAACCCTTTATTTCAAACTAATATTATACAGGAAAATAATATAAATAAGTATCCCCAACATATATCCTCTACAAATAACTTAACTGATAATCTAATAGAAATTTCCAATAATTATAATTCATTAAAAAATAAAAATGTCAATATAGCCAAATCAAATACTTCTAAAAATGGACTGCCTTGCCTTGAAATATTCGCTATTATATGGATATCAGTATGTATTATTTTAATTATGAGTACTTTTACAACAACTACAGCATTTTATGTTAAATTACGAAAAGAAAAATCAGTTAGCAAAAGTGAACTTATTGAAATTCTCAATAACTGCAGACAAAAAATGCACGTAAATAAATGTGTGCAAATTATAAGCACTGATATTGTAAAAAGTCCTGCAATTTTTGGACTTATCCATCCTAAAATACTGCTGCCTTTAAATATCAATGATGTAGTTAACACTGAACAATTATCCTGTATTATTTTTCACGAACTAGCCCATTTAAAAAGGAAAGATATAATTACAGATTTTGTAGTTTCCATATTAAAAATAATGCATTGGTTTAATCCAATAATATCATATGCTTTTTTTAAAATGAACCAGGATAAAGAACTGGCTTGTGATGAAATAGCATTAAATTACTGTGACTGCAATAAATATGGACATACAATTATAAAACTTTTAGAAGTGTATAAAGACTCTAATCCCACTTATGGATTGGATTGTATCATAAATAATAAACAGCAAATTGAAAGGAGAATAACCATGATTACATTATTTAAAAAAAATTCCCGCGGATTGACTTTAGTATCTATTGCTGCCTTACTTTTAATTGGCGGTATAACATTAACCAACCCTAAAAATATAAAATCAGTTTACAAAAATAGTGCTGAAAAATCATCATTCAATACCATAGAGGAATTAGGTATAGCCACCAGAACCTTTAGAGGAAAAATACTTGTGATAAAAAATCCCTCTAAAGTTGAAGTAGGTTATACTAAAGAACTTTTAAGAAACAATAAAACCACAGATGAACTTGCAAAAGAAAATAAAGCTCTCTGTGCCATAAATGCCAGTTATATTTCAGCTAAAGCTGATATTAACAGTAAACGCTCACTTCCTGAAACTGAATTTGGCATAATAGTTCATAATGGGAATGTAATATACAAAAATTCTGGAAATACAAAATATAATATAGCAGGATTTACTGATAAAAATGTATTGATTTCCGGCGAATATTCCATAGGCGCTTCCTTATATCAGTTACAGCAAATTTTACTTGAAAATGGAGCCTATACTGCGGCAGTGCTGGATGGAGGAATTTCTTCCACAATGTATTATAAGGGCAATATTATAAATAAACCAGCGTCTGGAGTGCAGAGTCCTATATCCTCCATATTTATGATTAGTGAGTTATAA
- the ilvN gene encoding acetolactate synthase small subunit produces MKKHVLSVLVENHSGVLSKVAGLFSRRGYNIHSLTVGITEDPEISRITIVSIGDDYEVEQISKQLNKLIEVIKIIDLTDDPSVYRELSLVKVSAEPSNKLIIMETVNTFRGNIVDMDEKSMMIEITGDEDKISAFIEIMKPYGIKEIVRTGLTALQRGGCKA; encoded by the coding sequence ATAAAAAAACATGTATTATCAGTATTAGTAGAAAATCATTCAGGTGTTTTAAGTAAAGTAGCTGGCCTGTTCAGTAGAAGGGGATATAATATCCACAGTCTTACAGTAGGAATCACAGAGGATCCTGAAATATCAAGGATAACTATTGTATCTATTGGGGATGACTATGAGGTGGAACAGATTAGTAAACAGCTGAATAAGTTAATTGAAGTTATAAAAATAATAGATTTAACAGATGATCCTTCAGTGTATAGGGAACTTTCACTGGTAAAGGTGTCTGCAGAGCCAAGTAATAAATTGATAATTATGGAGACTGTAAATACTTTTAGGGGAAATATAGTTGATATGGATGAAAAGAGTATGATGATTGAAATAACTGGAGATGAAGATAAAATATCCGCTTTTATTGAAATCATGAAACCTTATGGGATCAAAGAAATTGTACGTACAGGACTTACAGCTCTCCAAAGAGGAGGATGTAAAGCATAA
- the ilvB gene encoding biosynthetic-type acetolactate synthase large subunit encodes MKVAEAVIQCLKQENVRMVFGYPGATVVPIYEAFRRSDIEHVLVRQEQGAGHCASGYARATGEVGVCVVTSGPGATNVITAIAAAYMDSIPLVIITGQVKSVLIGKDVFQEVDITGATESFTKYNFLVKDAKSIPKTIKEAFYIANTGRKGPVLIDIPTDIMEEDMDFQYPESVNIRGYKPTTKGHFKQIKKVVDRLKTSERPIICVGGGVILGKAEKELKQFVEKCHIPVIHTLMGKGSMDENSEYYVGLIGTHGFAYANKAAENSDVLILIGARASDRTTFGVKTFAKKADIIHIDIDPAEIGKNLDTYIPIVGDCANIIADLTKEITPIETKNWLDEIKEWKENLKVVRKPTDKVNPKYVLKVVSDMVEEDAILTADVGQNQLWCARNFKITGDRKLLTSGGLGTMGYSLPAAIGAKLACPDKRVIAFAGDGGFQMSVFELGTVTEKNVNLIIVVFNNSGLGMVREIQNNRSLDEFGVNFRTNPDFIKLSEAYGLLAKRVANDNEFEEVFKEALNSDRAFLIECIVDPHERTF; translated from the coding sequence ATGAAAGTTGCTGAAGCAGTTATCCAATGTTTAAAACAAGAAAATGTGAGAATGGTATTTGGGTATCCTGGTGCTACAGTAGTTCCTATATATGAAGCTTTTAGGAGATCAGATATTGAACATGTACTTGTAAGACAGGAACAGGGTGCAGGACATTGCGCTAGCGGGTATGCTAGGGCTACAGGAGAAGTGGGAGTCTGTGTCGTTACCTCAGGCCCTGGTGCAACAAATGTTATTACAGCCATTGCTGCGGCATATATGGATTCTATTCCTCTTGTTATCATTACAGGTCAGGTTAAGTCCGTATTAATAGGAAAAGATGTGTTTCAGGAAGTAGATATTACAGGTGCTACAGAATCTTTTACAAAATATAATTTTCTTGTAAAAGATGCAAAATCCATACCTAAAACTATAAAAGAAGCCTTTTATATAGCAAATACTGGTAGAAAAGGACCTGTACTTATAGATATACCTACGGATATAATGGAAGAAGATATGGATTTTCAATATCCTGAAAGTGTTAATATAAGGGGATACAAACCTACTACTAAGGGACATTTTAAACAAATAAAGAAAGTGGTGGATAGACTTAAAACCAGTGAAAGACCAATTATATGTGTAGGTGGAGGAGTTATACTGGGAAAAGCTGAAAAAGAACTAAAACAATTTGTGGAAAAATGCCATATACCTGTTATACATACTCTTATGGGAAAAGGTAGTATGGATGAAAATAGTGAATATTATGTAGGCTTAATTGGAACTCATGGTTTTGCCTATGCAAATAAGGCTGCTGAAAACTCAGATGTTTTAATACTTATTGGAGCTAGAGCTTCAGATAGAACTACCTTTGGGGTAAAAACTTTTGCCAAGAAGGCAGATATAATTCATATAGATATTGATCCTGCGGAAATAGGTAAAAATTTGGATACCTATATTCCAATAGTTGGAGATTGTGCAAATATTATAGCAGATTTAACAAAGGAAATAACACCTATAGAAACTAAGAATTGGCTGGATGAGATTAAAGAATGGAAAGAGAATTTGAAGGTAGTCAGAAAACCTACAGATAAGGTAAACCCTAAATATGTTTTAAAAGTTGTATCTGATATGGTAGAAGAAGATGCTATTTTAACAGCAGATGTAGGCCAAAATCAACTTTGGTGTGCACGTAATTTTAAAATAACAGGAGATAGAAAGCTTTTGACATCTGGTGGACTTGGTACCATGGGATATTCCCTTCCAGCAGCTATTGGAGCCAAGCTTGCTTGTCCAGATAAGAGAGTTATAGCTTTTGCAGGTGACGGCGGATTCCAGATGAGTGTATTTGAACTGGGTACCGTTACTGAAAAAAATGTAAATCTAATTATAGTGGTTTTTAATAATTCAGGACTTGGTATGGTTAGAGAAATTCAAAATAATAGATCCCTTGATGAGTTTGGGGTTAACTTTAGAACCAATCCAGACTTTATTAAACTATCGGAAGCCTATGGATTACTAGCAAAAAGAGTGGCAAATGATAATGAATTTGAGGAAGTTTTTAAGGAAGCTTTAAATTCAGACAGAGCATTTTTAATAGAGTGTATTGTTGATCCACATGAAAGAACTTTTTAG
- a CDS encoding glutamate synthase subunit beta: MGKLTGFKEYERENPKKRAVEERIKDYKEVYYKFPEDKLNLQAARCMDCGTPFCNWACPIQNLIPDWNDFIYKGEWKKAFERLSLTNTFPEFTGRICPALCEGSCTLGVNREPISVREIELNIIEKAFEKGWVQPVLPKVRTGKSIAVIGSGPSGLAAAAELNSVGHSVTVFEREDEPGGLLRYGIPDFKLEKHVVARRINIMKEEGIVFKTNTNVGVNYPTCELLKNFDAVVLTGGSTIPRNLNIEGRELEGVYFAVDFLKQQNKRVSKKSIKGKSVTAEGKIVVVIGGGDTGSDCIGTSIRQGAKAVYQYEVMPKPPVERDDKMPWPIFPKTLKVTTSHEEGCIREWCVSTKKFIGEKGVLKALEGVKVQWKNDNGRMIMEEVPGTEFQQPVDMVLLAMGFLHPQHEGMLEEIGVKFDARGNVIADENYMTEKKGIFVAGDMRRGQSLVVWALNDGRKVAKSVDEYLMGETSLRG, translated from the coding sequence ATGGGAAAATTAACTGGTTTTAAAGAATATGAAAGAGAAAATCCAAAGAAGAGGGCAGTAGAAGAAAGAATTAAAGATTATAAGGAAGTATATTATAAATTTCCAGAGGATAAATTGAATTTACAGGCAGCAAGATGTATGGATTGTGGCACTCCTTTTTGCAACTGGGCGTGCCCTATTCAAAATTTAATTCCAGATTGGAATGATTTCATATATAAAGGTGAATGGAAAAAAGCATTTGAGAGACTTTCTCTTACCAATACTTTTCCGGAATTTACGGGAAGGATATGTCCTGCGCTTTGTGAAGGCTCTTGTACTCTTGGAGTAAACAGAGAACCTATATCAGTGAGGGAAATAGAGCTTAATATAATAGAAAAAGCTTTTGAGAAAGGCTGGGTACAACCTGTTCTTCCAAAGGTAAGAACGGGGAAAAGTATAGCTGTAATAGGTTCAGGGCCTTCTGGGCTTGCTGCAGCTGCAGAACTTAACTCTGTAGGTCATAGTGTTACTGTATTTGAAAGAGAGGATGAGCCAGGGGGATTACTAAGGTATGGTATTCCTGATTTTAAACTGGAAAAACATGTGGTAGCTAGAAGAATAAATATAATGAAAGAAGAGGGAATAGTTTTTAAAACCAATACCAATGTGGGAGTAAATTATCCTACCTGTGAACTTTTGAAAAATTTTGATGCGGTAGTTTTAACAGGAGGTTCTACTATTCCAAGGAATCTTAATATTGAAGGAAGAGAACTTGAAGGGGTATATTTTGCAGTGGATTTTCTAAAGCAGCAGAATAAAAGAGTGTCAAAAAAATCTATTAAGGGGAAAAGTGTAACTGCAGAAGGGAAAATAGTAGTAGTTATTGGCGGAGGAGATACAGGATCGGATTGTATAGGTACTTCCATAAGACAAGGGGCCAAAGCTGTTTACCAATATGAAGTTATGCCAAAACCTCCAGTGGAGAGAGATGACAAAATGCCTTGGCCAATATTCCCTAAGACTCTTAAAGTAACAACTTCTCACGAAGAAGGATGTATTAGAGAGTGGTGTGTAAGCACTAAAAAATTCATAGGGGAAAAGGGAGTATTAAAAGCTCTTGAAGGCGTAAAGGTTCAATGGAAAAATGACAATGGCAGGATGATAATGGAGGAAGTTCCTGGCACGGAGTTTCAACAGCCTGTAGATATGGTTCTTTTAGCTATGGGATTCCTTCATCCTCAACATGAAGGGATGTTGGAAGAAATCGGAGTAAAATTTGATGCTAGAGGAAATGTAATAGCTGATGAAAATTATATGACTGAAAAAAAGGGCATATTTGTAGCTGGTGATATGAGACGGGGACAATCTCTTGTAGTATGGGCATTAAATGATGGAAGAAAAGTAGCAAAAAGTGTGGACGAATATTTAATGGGAGAAACATCTTTAAGGGGATAG
- the gltB gene encoding glutamate synthase large subunit: MNYGLGFPSKQGLYDPRYEKDSCGVGFIASIKGEKTHDIVKKGIQILVNLTHRGAVGSDTKTGDGAGILVQIPDEFFRISCDNLGMELPKSGEYAVGMVFFPKETALRLQCEGILERVTEEEGQKVLGWRDVPTDNRSIGETAKGTEPIIRQIFIGKNLKDQNAFERKLYVIRKRVENEVGKLLGDTVKSFYICSLSSRTIVYKGLLLAEQIKRFYIDLNDINFKSAIALVHQRYSTNTFPTWDLAQPFRYLGHNGEINTIRGNRNWMKAREGVLKSDTFGKDIQKLFPIVDSQSSDSASLDNALELLYQDGRSLPHALMLLIPEAWLGNHHMEQYKKDFYEYHGSLIEAWDGPAAVSFSDGIQVGATLDRNGLRPARYIVTKSGLVVMASEVGVLEFKESDIAEKGKLKPGEMFVVDTEKGKIIKDKELKEKICKMKPYGEILKKLRFTLDMFSSVKEKEQITPDVLKEKQQAFGYTIEDLKRIIEPMSKDGKEPVGSMGNDAPFAVLSNKSQLLFSYFKQLFAQVTNPPIDPMRERLVMSLFNYIGSTQANVLNTEISIDPFIEIYSPTLTDEEISKIKSLRDKNFKTTTVPITFKYDMGIEGFKEALKKICERASKRIKEGYNILVLSDKNVDSYEAAIPSLLAVSAVQHHLIREKSRTKVSIIVETGEARETMHFALLVGCGASAVNPYLVYQTIDQMIKDGDMKDITPEEAKKNYIKAVNKGILKVLSKMGISPLQSYHGAQIFEAIGLDSEFIDKYFEGMPSRIGGVGIDVIAQEVLTRHNNAFNKIRKPVSQLDVGGNYSWRKGGEFHLFNPDTIYKLQVASRTNNYGLYKEYADIINNQDEHLCTIRGLFKLKKGKELPIEEVEPTSEILKRFCTGAMSFGSISKEAHETIAIAMNRIGGRSNTGEGGEDPERYILEPNGDSKRSAIKQVASARFGVTTEYLVNADELQIKMAQGAKPGEGGQLPGRKVDKYIAKTRHSTPGIDLISPPPHHDIYSIEDLAQLIYDLKNVNPQANVSVKLVSEVGVGTIAAGVAKAHADLILISGHDGGTGASPISSIKHAGIPWELGLSETQQVLLLNDLRSRVRIQTDGQLKTGRDVIIAALLGAEEFGFATTALVVMGCTMLRKCHKNTCDMGIATQDPELRKNFKGKPEYIINFLTFIAQEVREYMAKLGFRTVNEMVGRVDMVETKDAIDHWKAKGLDLSSILYKPYMPKRIKSYCVIPQDHGLSEALDYKLIQMSKKAIADKSKVDINMEIKNVNRSVGIMLSGTIAKKYGSVGLPEDTITINFKGSAGQSFGAFGVRGLTLTLEGDANDYVGKGLSGGKVIIKTPEEATFVEENNIIAGNTILYGATSGKLFLNGSVGERFAVRNSGALAVVEGVGDHGCEYMTGGVVVIIGKMGRNFAAGMSGGIAYVLDEDNSFNDKCNMEMVEIQENLDSDDMEMIDSLLKEHYKYTDSAKAEKILNQWNTYKTKFKKVIPTAYKLILEQQKSEAAAASNM; the protein is encoded by the coding sequence ATGAATTATGGTTTGGGATTTCCTTCAAAACAAGGGCTTTATGATCCTAGATATGAGAAGGATTCTTGTGGAGTGGGTTTTATAGCCAGTATAAAAGGTGAAAAAACCCATGATATTGTAAAAAAAGGTATTCAAATTTTAGTTAATTTAACTCACAGAGGGGCAGTAGGTTCTGATACTAAAACTGGAGATGGGGCAGGCATACTTGTTCAAATTCCAGATGAGTTTTTTAGAATAAGCTGTGACAATTTGGGGATGGAATTGCCAAAGTCTGGAGAGTATGCTGTTGGAATGGTGTTTTTTCCTAAAGAAACCGCTTTAAGACTGCAGTGTGAAGGAATACTTGAAAGAGTGACAGAAGAAGAAGGACAAAAGGTATTAGGATGGAGAGACGTTCCAACTGACAACAGAAGTATAGGAGAAACAGCAAAAGGCACAGAGCCTATTATAAGACAGATATTTATAGGGAAAAATTTAAAAGATCAAAATGCATTTGAAAGAAAATTATATGTAATTAGAAAAAGAGTGGAAAATGAAGTAGGAAAACTTCTTGGCGATACAGTAAAATCCTTTTATATATGCAGCCTTTCAAGTAGAACTATAGTTTATAAAGGATTATTGCTGGCAGAACAAATAAAAAGGTTCTATATTGATTTAAATGATATAAATTTTAAGAGTGCTATTGCACTGGTACATCAAAGGTATAGTACCAATACTTTCCCTACCTGGGATTTGGCACAACCTTTTAGATATCTTGGCCATAATGGAGAGATAAATACTATAAGAGGAAATAGGAACTGGATGAAGGCGCGTGAAGGTGTACTTAAATCTGATACTTTTGGGAAGGATATACAGAAGCTTTTCCCAATAGTGGATTCCCAGAGTAGTGATTCTGCTTCTCTTGATAATGCACTGGAATTGTTATATCAAGATGGAAGGTCTCTTCCACATGCACTTATGCTGCTTATACCGGAAGCATGGCTTGGAAACCATCATATGGAACAGTACAAAAAAGATTTTTATGAATATCATGGTTCATTAATAGAGGCGTGGGACGGACCCGCTGCGGTCTCTTTTTCGGATGGCATACAAGTAGGTGCTACCCTAGATAGAAATGGCTTGAGGCCTGCAAGATATATAGTGACAAAAAGTGGACTGGTAGTAATGGCATCGGAAGTTGGAGTACTTGAATTTAAAGAAAGTGATATAGCTGAAAAAGGAAAATTAAAACCAGGAGAAATGTTTGTAGTAGATACTGAAAAAGGAAAAATCATTAAGGATAAGGAATTGAAAGAAAAAATATGTAAAATGAAGCCTTATGGGGAAATATTGAAAAAGCTAAGGTTTACCCTTGACATGTTCAGTTCTGTTAAGGAAAAAGAGCAAATAACTCCAGATGTATTAAAGGAAAAACAACAAGCTTTTGGATATACTATTGAAGATTTAAAGAGGATAATAGAGCCTATGTCAAAGGATGGTAAAGAACCAGTGGGTTCTATGGGAAATGATGCACCTTTTGCAGTGCTTTCAAATAAAAGTCAGTTATTATTTTCTTATTTTAAGCAACTTTTTGCCCAGGTGACTAATCCTCCTATAGACCCCATGAGGGAGAGACTTGTAATGTCACTTTTTAATTATATAGGTTCTACTCAGGCAAATGTATTAAATACTGAAATTTCAATTGATCCTTTTATAGAAATATACAGTCCTACATTAACAGATGAGGAAATATCAAAAATAAAGAGTTTAAGAGATAAAAATTTCAAGACTACAACAGTACCTATTACTTTTAAATATGATATGGGGATAGAGGGATTTAAAGAAGCTCTTAAAAAGATTTGTGAGAGGGCGTCAAAGAGAATAAAGGAAGGCTACAATATACTAGTGCTCAGCGATAAGAATGTAGATTCCTATGAAGCGGCTATACCAAGCCTTCTGGCAGTGTCAGCTGTACAACATCACCTTATCAGGGAAAAGAGCCGTACAAAGGTTTCAATTATAGTAGAAACAGGAGAAGCAAGAGAAACCATGCATTTTGCACTACTTGTAGGCTGTGGTGCTTCAGCAGTTAACCCTTATCTTGTATATCAGACTATAGATCAAATGATAAAAGATGGTGATATGAAAGATATTACACCGGAGGAGGCAAAGAAAAATTACATTAAAGCTGTAAATAAAGGTATACTTAAAGTTTTATCAAAAATGGGTATATCTCCTCTCCAAAGTTATCATGGGGCACAGATATTTGAGGCTATAGGATTGGATTCAGAGTTTATAGATAAATATTTTGAAGGAATGCCTTCTAGAATAGGGGGAGTTGGCATTGACGTAATAGCTCAGGAAGTACTTACAAGACATAACAATGCATTTAATAAAATAAGAAAACCTGTTTCGCAGCTGGATGTAGGGGGTAATTATTCCTGGAGAAAAGGAGGAGAATTTCACCTCTTTAACCCTGATACCATATATAAGCTTCAAGTTGCATCTAGAACCAATAACTATGGACTTTATAAGGAATATGCAGATATAATAAATAATCAAGATGAGCATTTATGTACAATAAGAGGACTATTTAAACTTAAAAAAGGAAAAGAACTTCCAATAGAAGAAGTTGAACCAACGAGTGAAATACTTAAAAGATTTTGTACTGGAGCTATGTCTTTTGGTTCTATAAGTAAGGAAGCTCATGAAACCATAGCTATAGCTATGAATAGAATAGGGGGAAGAAGTAATACAGGAGAAGGGGGAGAAGATCCTGAAAGGTATATACTTGAACCTAATGGTGATTCCAAAAGAAGTGCTATAAAACAAGTGGCTTCAGCACGTTTTGGAGTAACTACTGAATACTTAGTTAATGCAGATGAACTTCAAATTAAAATGGCTCAAGGGGCAAAACCAGGTGAAGGTGGACAGCTTCCAGGGAGAAAAGTAGATAAATATATTGCAAAGACAAGACACTCAACGCCGGGAATAGATCTTATTTCACCACCTCCTCATCATGATATTTATTCTATAGAGGATTTGGCACAGCTTATATATGATTTAAAAAATGTAAACCCCCAAGCAAATGTCAGTGTTAAATTGGTTTCAGAGGTAGGGGTAGGAACAATTGCCGCAGGAGTGGCAAAGGCTCATGCAGATTTGATATTAATAAGTGGACATGATGGCGGTACAGGAGCATCACCAATTTCATCTATTAAACATGCGGGAATACCTTGGGAACTTGGGTTATCAGAAACCCAGCAAGTACTTTTATTAAATGATTTAAGAAGCAGGGTGAGGATTCAAACTGATGGACAGTTAAAGACAGGGAGAGATGTAATTATTGCAGCCCTGCTTGGAGCAGAAGAGTTTGGATTTGCAACTACAGCTCTTGTAGTAATGGGATGTACTATGCTTAGAAAATGTCATAAAAATACCTGTGACATGGGTATAGCTACGCAGGATCCGGAACTTAGAAAGAATTTTAAAGGTAAACCTGAATATATAATAAATTTCCTTACTTTTATTGCACAGGAAGTAAGAGAATATATGGCTAAACTTGGTTTTAGAACAGTAAATGAAATGGTTGGAAGGGTAGATATGGTAGAAACAAAGGATGCTATTGATCATTGGAAAGCCAAGGGATTGGATTTATCTTCAATTTTGTATAAACCATATATGCCAAAGAGAATTAAATCTTATTGTGTAATACCTCAGGATCATGGGCTTAGTGAAGCACTAGACTATAAACTTATCCAAATGTCAAAGAAAGCAATAGCAGATAAATCTAAAGTTGATATTAACATGGAGATAAAAAATGTAAATCGTTCAGTAGGCATAATGTTAAGTGGTACAATTGCTAAAAAGTATGGAAGTGTTGGACTACCTGAAGATACCATTACAATAAATTTTAAGGGCTCTGCAGGACAAAGCTTTGGCGCTTTTGGAGTACGTGGACTTACTTTGACATTGGAAGGTGATGCTAACGATTATGTGGGCAAAGGACTATCAGGAGGTAAAGTGATTATTAAAACTCCAGAAGAAGCAACTTTTGTAGAAGAAAATAATATTATAGCGGGAAATACTATTCTATATGGAGCTACATCTGGAAAGCTGTTCTTAAATGGAAGTGTAGGAGAAAGATTTGCTGTAAGAAATAGTGGGGCTTTGGCAGTAGTGGAAGGTGTTGGAGATCACGGCTGTGAATATATGACTGGAGGAGTAGTAGTTATTATAGGTAAAATGGGCAGAAATTTTGCAGCTGGTATGAGTGGCGGCATAGCCTATGTACTAGATGAAGATAATTCTTTCAATGATAAATGCAACATGGAAATGGTAGAAATTCAGGAGAATTTAGATAGCGACGATATGGAAATGATAGATAGTCTGTTGAAGGAACATTATAAATATACAGATAGTGCAAAGGCTGAAAAGATTCTTAATCAATGGAATACTTATAAAACCAAATTTAAGAAGGTAATACCTACTGCATATAAACTTATACTTGAACAACAAAAATCAGAAGCAGCTGCTGCTTCTAATATGTAG
- a CDS encoding TIGR00730 family Rossman fold protein: MKTICVYSGSNPGLHPEYQRNARLLGKILVENKIELIYGGSSAGLMGEISREVLKNNGKVTGVIPRGLFSGESVHKSVTRLIEVKDMHERKKVMSDLSDGFIALPGGLGTYEELFEVLSWAQLGIHKKPIGLLNVLNYFNPLITMLNTTCTEGFMNQSSLKIISISDNPLSLIEKMKNYTPPIMKTKWREFS; encoded by the coding sequence ATGAAAACAATATGTGTTTATTCCGGTTCTAATCCCGGTTTGCACCCGGAATATCAAAGAAATGCCAGACTCCTTGGCAAAATATTAGTTGAAAATAAAATAGAATTAATATATGGTGGTTCAAGCGCAGGACTTATGGGAGAAATATCAAGAGAAGTTTTAAAAAATAACGGAAAAGTTACAGGAGTTATACCAAGAGGACTTTTCTCAGGTGAATCAGTTCATAAAAGCGTAACCAGACTTATTGAAGTTAAAGATATGCACGAAAGGAAAAAAGTTATGTCTGACTTATCTGACGGATTTATAGCCCTTCCTGGAGGCCTTGGCACTTATGAAGAGTTATTTGAAGTTCTCAGCTGGGCTCAACTTGGCATTCATAAGAAACCTATCGGATTGTTAAATGTATTAAACTATTTTAATCCTCTTATAACTATGCTTAACACTACTTGTACTGAAGGCTTCATGAATCAATCCAGCTTAAAAATTATTTCAATATCGGACAACCCTCTCTCATTAATAGAAAAAATGAAAAACTATACTCCTCCTATAATGAAAACTAAATGGCGTGAGTTCTCTTAA